The following are from one region of the Methanomassiliicoccales archaeon LGM-DZ1 genome:
- a CDS encoding 50S ribosomal protein L30, which produces MAYIVIRVVGTVSVPRDIKETMRLMGLNRVNHAVIVPETDSYKGMLYKIKDFCTFGKADAETIAALLRERGMIAGDVALTDDYVKEKTEFATIDDLAKAVAADEYKLKDVEGLKPVIRLHPPIGGYEGNKRSVQNGGALGDRKEKINDLVKRML; this is translated from the coding sequence ATGGCATACATCGTTATCCGTGTGGTCGGGACTGTCAGCGTTCCACGCGACATCAAGGAGACTATGAGGCTGATGGGCCTTAACAGGGTCAACCATGCCGTCATTGTCCCCGAGACCGACAGCTACAAAGGGATGCTGTACAAGATCAAGGACTTCTGCACCTTCGGCAAGGCCGATGCCGAGACCATCGCCGCCCTCCTCAGGGAGCGCGGGATGATCGCCGGCGACGTCGCCCTGACCGACGACTACGTGAAGGAGAAGACCGAGTTCGCCACCATCGACGACCTCGCCAAGGCTGTCGCCGCCGATGAGTACAAGCTCAAGGATGTCGAGGGCCTCAAGCCTGTCATCCGCCTCCACCCTCCCATCGGAGGATACGAGGGCAACAAGCGCTCCGTCCAGAACGGCGGGGCCCTGGGCGACAGGAAAGAGAAGATCAACGACCTCGTCAAGAGGATGCTCTGA
- a CDS encoding uL15 family ribosomal protein, producing MPSRTKKFRGLRTHGRGKKSGRGAGIIGGRGNAGIGKTGKIWMLKYDRDHFGRHGFKRPQSVVKANSTINVSELKKCMDTFIAQGFAKKDGEKYTVNLTDAHIDKLLGSGNIDIAVDVTVAEASAKAKEKIEAAGGSIAE from the coding sequence ATGCCCAGCAGGACAAAGAAATTCAGAGGTCTCAGGACCCACGGCCGCGGCAAGAAATCCGGCCGCGGCGCCGGTATCATCGGCGGCCGCGGTAACGCGGGCATCGGGAAGACCGGTAAGATCTGGATGCTCAAATACGACAGGGATCACTTCGGACGCCACGGCTTCAAGAGGCCGCAGTCCGTCGTGAAGGCGAACAGCACGATCAACGTCTCCGAGCTCAAGAAGTGCATGGACACGTTCATCGCGCAGGGCTTCGCCAAGAAGGATGGGGAGAAATACACCGTCAACCTCACCGACGCGCACATCGACAAGCTCCTGGGAAGCGGCAACATCGACATCGCTGTCGATGTGACCGTTGCAGAGGCGTCCGCCAAGGCCAAAGAGAAGATCGAGGCCGCCGGCGGCAGCATCGCCGAGTGA
- the secY gene encoding preprotein translocase subunit SecY has product MDDEQPSLLYKVKPLGDRLPAVKRPEGHVAFRTKMMWVIVILVLYFVMSNVYIWGLDQTESLDIFAQYRTIMAGASGTILQLGIGPIVTASIIMQLFVGAKIIKLDLSNKKDKACYQSVLKLLVIIMIFVEAIPQVYGYLVPSDTFVDMFGSAGSKLMIILQLFVGSYLIFLFDEVISKWGIGSGISLFIAAGVAQAIFTGTLNWYAVDDSAATSLSNPPAGTIPKAIYVLMNTNSSDMMNGGYETIFLGQPNPMVALVGTVVIFLVVVYLESSRIELPISHGNARGARGKYPIKLMYSSNIPVILMSALLANISMICLLFYTNGFLSSIPFLGANDSIGYYESGSTTASAGMAWYLSTPQGLTDWLLPILNPSSYGNGHSVLQNLCHVGIYVGVMVLGSIMFAKFWVETTNLGSESVAKNIQRSGMQIPGFRREPRVLKRVLDRYIPTITVLSGALVGLLAAVADMIGTVGNATGTGLLLTVGIIIRFYEALGREQMMEMNPMMRGFFGSED; this is encoded by the coding sequence ATGGATGATGAACAACCGAGCCTGCTCTACAAGGTGAAACCCCTTGGGGACAGGCTCCCCGCCGTCAAACGTCCTGAGGGCCATGTGGCCTTCAGGACCAAGATGATGTGGGTCATTGTCATCCTGGTCCTTTACTTCGTGATGTCCAACGTCTATATCTGGGGGCTCGATCAGACCGAGTCCCTGGATATATTCGCGCAGTACAGGACCATCATGGCCGGAGCCTCGGGAACCATCCTGCAGCTCGGTATCGGCCCCATCGTCACTGCATCCATCATAATGCAGCTTTTCGTTGGTGCCAAGATCATCAAATTGGACCTAAGCAACAAAAAGGACAAGGCATGCTATCAGTCGGTCCTGAAGCTCCTTGTCATCATCATGATCTTCGTGGAGGCCATCCCGCAGGTCTACGGATATCTCGTCCCTTCGGACACGTTCGTGGACATGTTCGGGAGCGCGGGCTCCAAGCTCATGATCATACTACAGCTCTTCGTCGGCTCCTATCTCATATTCCTCTTCGATGAGGTGATATCCAAATGGGGCATCGGGAGCGGCATATCGCTGTTCATCGCCGCAGGCGTAGCACAGGCGATATTCACCGGAACGCTCAACTGGTACGCTGTCGACGACAGCGCGGCGACGTCGCTGAGCAACCCGCCCGCGGGAACCATTCCCAAGGCGATCTACGTGCTGATGAACACGAACTCGTCCGACATGATGAACGGCGGGTATGAGACGATATTCCTGGGCCAGCCGAACCCCATGGTGGCGCTGGTCGGTACCGTCGTGATATTCCTGGTCGTCGTGTACCTGGAGTCGAGCCGCATAGAACTGCCCATATCGCACGGCAATGCGAGGGGTGCCAGAGGCAAGTACCCTATCAAGCTGATGTACTCGAGCAACATCCCGGTCATCCTGATGTCCGCCCTGCTGGCGAACATAAGCATGATCTGCCTGCTGTTCTACACCAACGGCTTCCTCAGCAGCATACCCTTCCTCGGTGCCAACGACTCCATCGGATACTATGAGTCCGGGAGCACCACTGCATCCGCAGGTATGGCATGGTATCTGTCGACGCCGCAGGGTCTGACCGATTGGCTGCTGCCGATCCTGAATCCGTCCAGCTACGGCAACGGGCACTCAGTGCTGCAGAACCTGTGCCATGTGGGCATCTACGTGGGCGTGATGGTCCTGGGTTCCATAATGTTCGCCAAGTTCTGGGTGGAGACCACCAACCTCGGTTCCGAGTCCGTGGCCAAGAACATCCAGAGGAGCGGCATGCAGATCCCCGGATTCAGGCGCGAGCCGCGTGTCCTCAAGAGGGTGCTGGACAGGTACATCCCTACCATCACCGTACTCTCGGGAGCGCTCGTAGGTCTCCTGGCGGCCGTGGCCGATATGATCGGCACCGTCGGCAACGCGACCGGTACAGGTCTGCTGCTGACCGTCGGTATCATCATCAGGTTCTACGAGGCGCTGGGCCGCGAGCAGATGATGGAGATGAACCCCATGATGAGAGGGTTCTTCGGATCGGAGGATTGA
- a CDS encoding EMC3/TMCO1 family protein, whose translation MANPGSPEQMRQMQQDMPQMPKGTMLAMMFTLLIMMVVVQFRSAIGEALDVVFSVIDFDGKYPVLTLVLGGLIMITLSTTIRAALSHPIEQAKNQHIQSEFNSELRKARLENNLYKMKKLTEEQPKIMAGSMQQSTDMMKVMPITMLVVIPIYAWVWFFVNNTVPDDLIDIVMPWGTANLLDYIWFMPIWIIVYTLISLPIGQLENKAVTYILLKRRLRQLESEE comes from the coding sequence ATGGCGAACCCTGGAAGCCCTGAGCAGATGCGTCAGATGCAGCAGGACATGCCGCAGATGCCGAAAGGCACCATGCTGGCTATGATGTTCACGCTGCTGATCATGATGGTCGTCGTGCAGTTCAGGTCAGCGATCGGCGAGGCCCTGGACGTGGTGTTCAGCGTCATCGATTTCGACGGGAAGTACCCCGTCCTCACCCTGGTGCTGGGAGGGCTCATTATGATCACCCTCTCCACCACCATCAGGGCGGCGCTCTCGCACCCCATCGAGCAGGCGAAGAACCAGCATATCCAGTCCGAGTTCAACTCCGAGCTGAGGAAGGCCAGGCTGGAGAACAACCTCTACAAGATGAAGAAGCTCACCGAGGAGCAGCCCAAGATCATGGCCGGGTCGATGCAGCAGAGCACCGACATGATGAAGGTCATGCCGATCACCATGCTGGTCGTCATCCCCATCTATGCCTGGGTCTGGTTCTTCGTGAACAACACCGTTCCCGATGACCTCATCGACATAGTCATGCCGTGGGGGACCGCCAACCTTCTTGACTACATCTGGTTCATGCCGATCTGGATCATCGTCTACACGCTGATCAGCCTGCCCATCGGGCAGCTCGAGAACAAGGCTGTGACCTACATACTCCTGAAGAGGCGCCTGAGACAGCTGGAGTCTGAAGAATGA
- a CDS encoding RNA-guided pseudouridylation complex pseudouridine synthase subunit Cbf5 — translation MRITISGPPGSGKTTLCGMLSEALGLRAVVFGQVFRQMAAEKGMTLGEFGALAEKDPSIDAGIDERIVETARANPDIILESRLSAYMLTRNGIPAFRIYLDASPEVRMSRIGVREDKDMGTAVQETIDRQKSEATRYMKYYNIDIGDKSVYDLILDTAEYTPEQELGIILDAIRAREGARDMLVKDAKAIPDKWGKRPSDRTIGELLEAGVIALDKPRGPTSHQATAWARSALHCEKIGHGGTLDPYVSGILPICTGKAVRLTDVVLSSDKEYVCLMRLHADRPEAEIRRVMSKFVGRIYQLPPVRSAVKRQLRIRNVKELEVLDIKGRDVLFRISCDAGTYVRTLCTDIGDLLLCGASMTELRRTRSGRMTEDGAATLQDLTDAYIFWQQDGHGEWLRSIIRPMEVLVDPLPKVIAKATAVDALCHGADLSVKGVHMLDPEIRKNALVAVMTARGELVALGKMMLSSEKLMAADSGIAVHITRVLMEPGHYPRMWKYSTDLADVPKQ, via the coding sequence ATGAGGATAACCATCAGCGGTCCTCCCGGTTCCGGGAAGACCACTCTCTGCGGCATGCTGTCCGAGGCCCTCGGCCTCAGGGCGGTCGTCTTCGGCCAGGTCTTCAGGCAGATGGCCGCGGAGAAGGGGATGACGCTGGGGGAGTTCGGGGCCCTGGCAGAGAAAGATCCCTCTATAGACGCGGGCATCGACGAGCGCATCGTCGAGACGGCCCGTGCCAACCCCGACATCATTCTGGAATCCCGCCTTTCCGCATACATGCTCACGCGCAACGGCATCCCGGCGTTCCGCATCTATCTAGATGCGAGCCCCGAGGTCCGCATGTCGCGCATAGGGGTGCGCGAGGACAAGGACATGGGGACCGCGGTGCAGGAGACCATCGACCGTCAGAAGTCGGAGGCCACCCGCTACATGAAGTATTATAACATCGACATCGGGGACAAGAGCGTCTACGACCTCATCCTCGATACCGCCGAGTACACTCCTGAGCAGGAGCTCGGGATCATTCTCGACGCTATCAGGGCCCGCGAGGGCGCCCGAGATATGCTGGTCAAGGATGCGAAAGCGATCCCGGACAAATGGGGCAAGCGCCCGTCCGACCGGACCATAGGTGAGCTTCTGGAAGCAGGCGTCATCGCCCTCGACAAGCCGCGCGGGCCGACATCCCATCAGGCCACCGCCTGGGCGAGATCGGCTCTCCACTGCGAGAAGATCGGCCACGGCGGCACCCTGGACCCTTATGTTTCCGGCATACTCCCTATCTGCACCGGCAAGGCCGTCCGCCTGACGGACGTGGTCCTCTCATCGGACAAGGAGTACGTGTGCCTCATGAGGCTCCACGCGGACCGCCCCGAGGCGGAGATCCGCAGGGTCATGTCGAAGTTCGTCGGCAGGATATACCAGCTTCCGCCGGTCAGGAGCGCTGTCAAGAGGCAGCTCCGCATCAGGAATGTGAAGGAGCTGGAGGTCCTGGATATCAAAGGAAGGGATGTGCTGTTCCGCATCTCCTGCGACGCCGGGACATACGTCCGCACCCTGTGCACCGACATCGGCGACCTGCTGCTGTGCGGGGCATCGATGACCGAGCTCCGGAGGACCCGTTCGGGCAGGATGACCGAGGACGGCGCCGCCACCCTCCAGGACCTGACCGACGCGTACATATTCTGGCAGCAGGACGGCCACGGGGAATGGCTCAGGAGCATCATCAGGCCCATGGAGGTCCTGGTGGACCCGCTCCCGAAGGTCATCGCCAAGGCCACCGCCGTAGACGCGCTGTGCCACGGGGCGGACCTCAGCGTCAAAGGTGTCCACATGCTCGACCCGGAGATCAGGAAGAACGCGCTGGTCGCCGTCATGACGGCCCGCGGCGAGCTGGTGGCGCTCGGCAAGATGATGCTCTCCTCCGAGAAGCTCATGGCCGCCGACTCGGGGATAGCCGTGCACATCACCCGTGTGCTGATGGAACCGGGGCATTATCCCAGGATGTGGAAGTACTCCACCGACCTGGCCGATGTCCCGAAGCAATGA
- a CDS encoding oxidoreductase: MLDNFLRGNKAYLLFLVMVGIIVGVLIAIDVHSYGSVALFIAEIAVGSVGVAVVVASIQKLIFFRTLHSVRYMNIKAKRSLGDRVVSFMFNVPPDIDTRRIELTFSKSFKFPWKDMFTTAMLSMAVGLFVWIYFSMNPVASDDSITDASLSVFTVILYVPIITMTFSIYKTVDARVESDFEPYRLYNGVVATIQRMALPVLAVLLYVYYKIDNTDDYSSVLQFIIISAVVIFFVVMLTSAIYYRTLSDGVVADIEQKNKIFIPVSLFANLKNESRKDKKTVPGTPERDESDISKLDISYRSD, from the coding sequence ATGCTGGACAACTTCCTGCGCGGAAACAAGGCGTACCTGCTCTTCCTGGTGATGGTCGGCATCATCGTGGGAGTGCTGATAGCCATAGATGTCCACAGCTACGGTTCCGTAGCGCTGTTCATCGCTGAGATAGCCGTGGGGTCCGTGGGAGTGGCGGTCGTCGTGGCCTCCATCCAGAAGCTGATCTTCTTCAGGACCCTGCATTCGGTCAGGTACATGAACATCAAGGCCAAGCGCAGCCTGGGCGACAGGGTGGTATCGTTCATGTTCAACGTCCCGCCGGACATCGACACCAGGAGGATCGAGCTGACCTTCAGCAAGAGCTTCAAGTTCCCCTGGAAGGACATGTTCACCACCGCCATGCTCTCCATGGCCGTCGGGCTCTTCGTCTGGATCTATTTCTCCATGAACCCGGTGGCGTCCGACGACAGCATCACCGATGCATCGCTCTCGGTCTTCACCGTCATCCTCTACGTCCCGATCATCACCATGACCTTCAGCATCTACAAGACCGTGGATGCCAGGGTCGAGAGTGATTTCGAGCCGTACAGGCTGTACAACGGCGTCGTGGCCACCATCCAGAGGATGGCCCTCCCGGTCCTCGCCGTCCTGCTGTACGTTTACTACAAGATCGACAATACCGACGATTACAGCTCCGTCCTGCAGTTCATCATAATCTCCGCGGTCGTCATCTTCTTCGTGGTCATGCTGACCTCGGCGATCTACTATCGCACCCTTTCCGACGGAGTGGTCGCGGACATCGAGCAGAAGAACAAGATCTTCATCCCTGTCTCCCTCTTCGCCAACCTGAAGAACGAGAGCCGCAAGGACAAGAAAACCGTCCCCGGGACGCCCGAGAGGGACGAGTCGGACATCAGCAAGCTCGATATCTCTTACAGGTCCGACTGA
- a CDS encoding tryptophan--tRNA ligase, translating to MAEDFKVTPWEVTGDIDYGVLMKRFGTSPVDKTVLDRIARYGDIHFMLRRGIFYSHRDLIPLLDSYDKGDRFWLYTGRGPSGNTHLGHIMPWIFNKWVQDNFHVRMLFQMTDDEKFLFKDLTLHDTRSMAYENALDFAALGFDPDSTKILVDTENIGTLYPLALQVAKKVTFSTAKDVFGFEGSSNIGKIFFTALESAPAFLPSVIEGRPTPVLIPAGIDQDPHFRVTRDVAPGLGFPKPSLLYCKMCPSLSGGDKMSSSDPMATIYTTDTPKQVKKKVGRAFTGGCVSVDEQREKGGNPDVCAVFKYNFYLFEHDDAKLEEMARRCRNGEVLCGECKVALTQKINVFLEAHQAKREEAKEIVAKMAYGGFKW from the coding sequence ATGGCCGAGGATTTCAAGGTCACCCCGTGGGAGGTGACCGGCGACATAGATTACGGCGTCCTGATGAAGAGGTTCGGTACCTCTCCGGTCGACAAGACGGTGCTCGACCGCATCGCACGCTACGGGGACATCCATTTCATGCTCAGGCGCGGCATCTTCTACTCGCACCGCGACCTGATCCCGCTCCTCGACTCCTATGACAAAGGGGACCGCTTCTGGCTCTATACCGGGAGAGGCCCGTCGGGGAACACGCATCTGGGACATATCATGCCCTGGATATTCAACAAGTGGGTGCAGGACAACTTCCATGTAAGGATGCTGTTCCAGATGACCGATGACGAGAAGTTCCTGTTCAAGGACCTCACCCTGCACGACACCCGCAGCATGGCCTACGAGAACGCCCTCGACTTCGCCGCCCTGGGGTTCGACCCGGACAGCACCAAGATACTCGTGGACACCGAGAACATCGGCACCCTGTACCCGCTGGCCCTCCAGGTGGCCAAGAAGGTCACCTTCAGCACCGCCAAGGATGTCTTCGGCTTCGAGGGGTCCTCCAACATCGGCAAGATCTTCTTCACCGCGCTGGAGTCCGCCCCCGCGTTCCTGCCGAGCGTCATCGAGGGCAGGCCGACCCCGGTCCTGATCCCCGCCGGCATCGACCAGGACCCGCACTTCAGGGTCACCCGCGACGTCGCCCCCGGCCTCGGGTTCCCCAAGCCCAGCCTGCTCTACTGCAAGATGTGCCCCAGCCTGAGCGGCGGGGACAAGATGTCCTCGTCCGATCCGATGGCCACCATATACACCACCGATACCCCCAAGCAGGTCAAGAAGAAGGTCGGCAGGGCGTTCACCGGCGGGTGCGTCAGCGTCGACGAGCAGCGCGAGAAGGGCGGGAACCCCGATGTCTGCGCCGTGTTCAAGTACAACTTCTATCTCTTCGAGCATGACGACGCCAAACTGGAGGAGATGGCGCGCAGGTGCAGGAACGGCGAGGTCCTGTGCGGCGAATGCAAGGTCGCGCTGACCCAGAAGATAAACGTCTTCCTCGAGGCCCACCAGGCCAAGAGGGAGGAGGCCAAGGAGATCGTCGCTAAAATGGCCTACGGCGGCTTCAAATGGTGA
- a CDS encoding phenylalanine--tRNA ligase subunit alpha, whose product MVAKEVIDGLSYNEKKLLLALAKAGGSAAPEDLVRGGAFSLGVEAMGAASRLSFKGLASIKESSEKFYELTDPEASAKDLPERHALEAISAAGGRMTLADLASAIPGEDKIAVGWLMKKKLAVMDRSGENSLQLTDAGRAALGSSMPDEQLIARMLKAPVPEAEADPKAVKDLKGRKGMIRETEDVRRQISLTDEGKEAAASGIELREEVADVTDTLIQSGKWKDVDYRSYDVQALAPTVYAAKKNPLTRLGNEVRRLFCDMGFTEMSSEYVQPAFWNMDALFIPQDHPARDMQDTFFLEHPASIPLTDRALVEKIKAIHENGGGTGSTGWGGTWSEEKAAQALLRTHSTVSSIRYIAAHPDAPQKAFSISRIFRKESIDATHLPEFSQIEGIVIDENASLDMLISLIREFYSRMGFDQIHVRPSYFPYTEPSLELEVFFHGKWLELGGAGIFRPEVVAPFGVKCPVMAWGFGFERLAMLKWDIKDIRDLYISDIDSLRKSTVF is encoded by the coding sequence ATGGTCGCGAAAGAAGTAATCGATGGTCTTAGCTACAACGAGAAGAAACTGCTCCTGGCACTTGCGAAGGCTGGAGGCTCCGCAGCGCCGGAGGACCTTGTCCGGGGCGGAGCGTTCTCCCTCGGCGTGGAGGCCATGGGAGCGGCCTCCAGGCTGTCCTTCAAGGGGCTTGCCTCCATCAAGGAGAGCAGCGAGAAGTTCTACGAGCTCACCGATCCGGAGGCGTCCGCCAAGGACCTTCCCGAGAGGCATGCGCTCGAGGCAATCTCGGCGGCCGGCGGGAGGATGACCCTGGCCGACCTGGCCTCCGCCATACCCGGGGAGGACAAGATCGCCGTCGGCTGGCTCATGAAGAAGAAGCTGGCCGTCATGGACAGGTCAGGGGAGAACTCCCTGCAGCTCACCGACGCAGGCCGCGCCGCCCTCGGCAGCTCGATGCCCGACGAGCAGCTCATAGCCAGGATGCTCAAAGCGCCCGTCCCCGAGGCGGAGGCCGACCCGAAGGCCGTGAAGGACCTCAAGGGCCGCAAGGGCATGATCCGCGAGACTGAGGACGTCCGGAGGCAGATATCGCTTACCGATGAGGGCAAGGAGGCCGCCGCCTCCGGCATCGAGCTCAGGGAGGAAGTGGCCGACGTCACCGACACGCTGATCCAGAGCGGGAAATGGAAGGACGTCGATTACCGCTCCTACGATGTCCAGGCCCTCGCTCCGACGGTGTACGCCGCGAAGAAGAACCCCCTGACGCGCCTCGGCAACGAGGTTCGCCGGCTGTTCTGCGACATGGGGTTCACCGAGATGTCCTCGGAGTACGTCCAGCCCGCGTTCTGGAACATGGACGCCCTGTTCATCCCGCAGGACCATCCGGCCCGCGATATGCAGGACACTTTCTTCCTGGAGCATCCTGCGTCCATACCCCTGACCGACAGGGCGCTGGTGGAGAAGATCAAGGCCATCCATGAGAACGGCGGCGGCACCGGGTCCACGGGCTGGGGCGGGACCTGGTCCGAGGAGAAGGCGGCCCAGGCGCTGCTCAGGACCCACAGCACCGTGAGCTCCATAAGGTACATCGCGGCCCATCCCGACGCGCCCCAGAAAGCGTTCTCCATCTCGCGCATCTTCAGGAAGGAGTCCATCGACGCCACCCACCTGCCCGAGTTCTCGCAGATCGAGGGCATCGTGATCGACGAGAACGCCAGCCTGGACATGCTGATCTCCCTCATCCGCGAGTTCTATTCCAGGATGGGGTTCGATCAGATCCACGTGAGGCCCAGCTACTTCCCGTACACCGAGCCCTCCCTGGAGCTCGAGGTGTTCTTCCACGGGAAATGGCTCGAACTGGGAGGCGCCGGCATCTTCAGGCCGGAGGTCGTCGCCCCGTTCGGCGTGAAATGCCCCGTCATGGCCTGGGGATTCGGCTTCGAGAGGCTGGCCATGCTCAAATGGGACATCAAGGACATCAGGGACCTGTACATCTCCGATATCGATTCCCTGAGGAAGAGCACGGTCTTCTGA
- the pyrH gene encoding UMP kinase, which yields MANQRVVISIGGSILIPGRDDAAYISSLAHMLREASGKVSMIIVVGGGKTARYYATTGRELGGSEYDLDIMGIDSTRINAKLLALALGKDFSSMDISPTVEGTVAKVGKIKIPVMGGTEPGHTTDAVSAMVAERWSADRIVNATSVDAVYSDDPRKNPDAVKYSSLTIEELGHIVYSGHAAGKSSVFDPMGVKIAEKDRIDIEMVDGRNLAELEKAILGQPFSGTHVDSHRAG from the coding sequence ATGGCTAATCAGAGAGTGGTCATCTCCATCGGGGGCTCCATACTGATCCCCGGCAGGGACGATGCAGCCTACATCAGCAGTCTGGCACATATGCTCAGGGAAGCATCCGGAAAGGTCAGCATGATCATTGTCGTCGGCGGCGGGAAGACAGCCCGCTATTACGCGACGACCGGCAGGGAGCTCGGAGGGTCCGAGTACGACCTGGACATCATGGGCATAGACTCCACCAGGATCAACGCCAAGCTCCTCGCCCTGGCGCTCGGGAAGGACTTCTCGTCGATGGACATCTCCCCCACCGTGGAGGGCACCGTGGCGAAGGTCGGGAAGATAAAGATCCCGGTCATGGGAGGCACCGAGCCGGGCCACACGACCGATGCCGTCTCCGCGATGGTCGCCGAGAGATGGAGCGCCGACCGCATAGTCAACGCCACCTCCGTGGACGCCGTGTACTCAGACGACCCCCGCAAGAACCCGGACGCCGTGAAGTACAGCAGCCTCACCATTGAGGAGCTGGGTCATATCGTCTACAGCGGCCATGCGGCCGGGAAATCCAGCGTCTTCGACCCGATGGGCGTGAAGATCGCCGAGAAGGACCGCATCGACATCGAGATGGTGGACGGCAGGAACCTCGCCGAGCTGGAGAAGGCGATCCTCGGGCAGCCGTTCTCCGGCACCCACGTCGATTCGCACAGGGCCGGGTGA
- the prf1 gene encoding peptide chain release factor aRF-1 — protein sequence METAIDNSVSKARYDFKKAMDEIRGYRGKGTELISVYIPFGKLVSDVMAYLRNEESAASNIKSKTTMKNVTGAIESVAARLKTFDKIPENGIVIFCGEVPRAGDQTKMVQYVINPPEAITAFLYRCDAQFFTEPLDGMLVDKRYYGLIVIDRKEATIGMLAGTRIKVLKHYDSLVPSKHHQGGQSSVRFERLIEIAAHEFFKKVADGCTTCFLDSILDMEGILVGGPGMTKDFFINNEYLHHELLKKVVRPFFDTGYTDESGLKELVEAAQGVIVDMQITSERDMMQRLFKEIRKEDGGLSAYGEDMVRKCAEMGAVDTFLISSKLKKYRIKAVCPNGHETMMTVDDPDAPVKCPECGFGAKVAESKDLIDDFFEMSELYNSSIQLISGDSEEGEMLYRAFGGIAALLRYKVG from the coding sequence TTGGAAACGGCAATAGACAATTCTGTCAGCAAGGCCAGGTATGATTTCAAGAAAGCCATGGACGAGATCCGCGGCTATCGAGGAAAAGGCACCGAGCTCATCTCGGTGTACATCCCGTTCGGAAAGCTCGTATCGGACGTCATGGCCTACCTCAGGAACGAGGAATCGGCGGCGTCGAACATCAAGTCGAAGACCACGATGAAGAACGTGACGGGCGCCATCGAGTCGGTCGCTGCCCGTCTGAAGACATTCGACAAGATCCCGGAGAACGGGATCGTCATCTTCTGCGGCGAGGTCCCCCGCGCGGGCGACCAGACCAAGATGGTCCAGTACGTCATCAACCCGCCCGAGGCCATCACCGCCTTCCTGTACAGGTGCGACGCGCAGTTCTTCACCGAGCCCCTCGACGGCATGCTCGTCGACAAGAGGTACTACGGGCTCATAGTCATAGACAGGAAGGAAGCTACCATCGGCATGCTGGCCGGGACCAGGATCAAGGTGCTGAAGCACTACGACTCCCTCGTCCCCTCGAAGCACCACCAGGGAGGTCAGTCCTCCGTGCGTTTCGAGAGGCTCATCGAGATCGCCGCCCACGAGTTCTTCAAGAAGGTCGCCGACGGATGCACCACCTGCTTCCTGGACAGCATCCTGGACATGGAGGGCATCCTCGTCGGAGGGCCCGGCATGACGAAGGACTTCTTCATCAACAACGAGTACCTCCACCATGAGCTCCTCAAGAAGGTCGTCAGGCCGTTCTTCGACACCGGCTATACCGACGAGTCGGGGCTGAAGGAGCTCGTCGAGGCCGCCCAGGGCGTCATCGTGGACATGCAGATCACGTCCGAGAGGGACATGATGCAGCGCCTGTTCAAGGAGATCAGGAAGGAGGACGGCGGGCTCTCCGCCTACGGCGAGGACATGGTCCGCAAGTGCGCCGAGATGGGGGCGGTCGATACGTTCCTCATCTCCAGCAAACTGAAGAAATACCGCATAAAGGCCGTATGCCCGAACGGCCACGAGACGATGATGACCGTGGATGACCCAGACGCTCCGGTCAAGTGCCCGGAGTGCGGGTTCGGCGCCAAGGTCGCGGAGAGCAAGGACCTCATCGATGACTTCTTCGAGATGTCCGAGCTCTACAATTCGAGCATCCAGCTCATCTCCGGCGATTCCGAGGAGGGGGAGATGCTCTACAGGGCGTTCGGCGGCATCGCAGCGCTGCTGCGTTACAAGGTCGGATGA